Proteins encoded by one window of Rhineura floridana isolate rRhiFlo1 chromosome 9, rRhiFlo1.hap2, whole genome shotgun sequence:
- the SEL1L3 gene encoding protein sel-1 homolog 3 isoform X3: MHLVTGEDIAVKTTFSLPLKHWLRLDLSVNGGQIDVTSVGKNLVIHQHQTFSFREDFYYDDTSGYLVLGGSGYSSSIEGYFGSVKYYRLHGLETSKISNSFYNKDILERIDLYYKKCVDIQSIPLKYGFMLKQIEEEQKCLYENYYLEMMNKYRGNPKCAAFSWEKALYHDMVKQLQESDLQLSEAPEGQKDTILEIGRRLFEKAAQTLTRSDGLQYINSVVLSLMDSSCCGYHRASYALGVIFEIGLGMPADPAQGLLYSLLAAQGGDRLALMNLGYKHYQGINSYPRDLEVSYAYYSDVARKTQHDQHTVEGDQAFVEAIRLKDDELLKAQTKENGDIFMWLKHEATRGNAAAQQRLGQMLFWGQQGVGKNTKAAVEWYAKGALETGDLVSIYDYSIVLFKGQGVKKNRTFALHLMRKAASKGLPQAVNGLGWYYHNFKRDYAKAAKYWLKAEAMGNSDASFNLGVLHLDGVYPGVTGRNHTVAADYFYKAAESGHMEGTLRCSQYYITGNLASFPRDPNKAVIWAKYVAEKNGYLGHVIQKALNAYLEFSWHEALLYCILSAETGIEVSQTNLAHLCEERPDLAKRYFAADCIWRYYNFSVSQSNAPSFAYLKVGDFYYYGYQNQSRNLDMSVQMYAQAALYGDPQGFFNLALLLEEGYLIPRHILDNLGIDKTIDSSSTSLLQELYERCWNHSNQESIGPCTLALLNLHLRIFLKTVLHSGLIYFLGALFVSAMVVFVIQCFRALLVFHPHIPLVPEQALAELSPTEENTNETTSTDPTLTNNSEENGLNPQHPCSSS; encoded by the exons ATGCACCTCGTCACAGGAGAAGACATTGCAGTAAAAACAACCTTCAGCCTTCCCCTGAAGCATTGGCTTCGCCTTGACCTCTCTGTTAACGGAGGACAG ATAGATGTTACCAGTGTTGGGAAAAATCTGGTAATTCATCAGCATCAAACTTTTAG TTTTAGGGAGGATTTCTATTATGATGACACTTCTGGTTACTTGGTTCTTGGAGGTAGTGGATATTCATCAAGTATTGAAGGATACTTTGGGTCAGTGAAATACTATCGTCTTCATGGCCTAGAGACCAGTAAG ATTTCTAACTCTTTCTACAACAAAGACATTTTGGAAAGAATTGACCTGTACTATAAAAAATGTGTAGATATCCAGAGCATACCACTTAAGTATGGATTCATGCTGAAACAAATTGAAGAAGAGCAAAAGT GCCTTTATGAAAATTATTATTTGGAAATGATGAACAAATATAGAGGGAACCCTAAGTGTGCAgccttcagctgggaaaaagcTCTATACCACGACATGGTTAAACAGTTGCAAGAGTCAGATCTACAGTTGTCAGAAG CACCTGAAGGCCAAAAGGACACCATTTTAGAAATTGGACGCAGGTTATTTGAGAAGGCTGCTCAGACTCTAACCAGGTCTGATGGCCTACAATATATAAACTCTGTTGTGTTGTCCCTGATGGATTCCAGTTGTTGTGGATATCACAGAGCTTCCTATGCTCTTGGCGTTATCTTTGAAATAGGACTGGGTATGCCTGCAGACCCAGCACAG GGGCTGCTGTACAGTTTGCTTGCAGCTCAAGGAGGTGATAGGCTGGCATTGATGAACCTTGGATATAAGCATTACCAAGGCATTAATAGTTACCCTCGAGATCTGGAGGTGTCATATGCTTACTATAGTGATGTTGCTAGAAAAACACAACATGATCAACATACTGTAGAAGGAGACCAG gcaTTTGTAGAAGCAATAAGGCTGAAGGATGATGAACTGTTGAAAGCTCAAACCAAAGAAAATGGCGACATCTTCATGTGGTTGAAACATGAAGCAACAAGAGGAAATGCAGCTGCACAG caacGTCTTGGGCAGATGCTTTTCTGGGGCCAGCAAGGAGTGGGGAAAAATACCAAAGCAGCTGTAGAGTGGTATGCAAAGGGTGCCTTGGAAACTGGAGACCTAGTATCCATATATGATTATTCCATTGTGTTATTCAAG GGTCAAGGTGTGAAAAAGAACAGAACGTTTGCTTTACATCTGATGAGAAAAGCTGCATCAAAG GGATTGCCTCAAGCAGTGAATGGCCTGGGCTGGTATTACCATAACTTTAAAAGAGACTATGCAAAAGCAGCCAAATACTGGTTAAAAGCTGAAGCTATGGGCAATTCCGATGCATCCTTCAATCTTGGTGTCTTGCATTTAGATGGAGTTTATCCAGGAGTAACTGGTAGAAATCAT ACTGTTGCTGCTGACTATTTTTATAAGGCAGCAGAAAGTGGTCACATGGAAGGGACGTTACGCTGTTCTCAATATTATATTACAGGAAACTTAGCAAGCTTTCCCAGGGATCCTAACAAAGCTGTAAT CTGGGCAAAATATGTTGCAGAAAAGAATGGCTATTTAGGCCATGTCATCCAAAAAGCACTCAATGCTTATCTGGAATTTTCTTG GCATGAAGCCCTGCTATATTGCATTCTTTCTGCAGAGACCGGAATTGAGGTGTCACAGACAAATCTGGCACATCTCTGTGAAGAGAGACCA GATTTGGCAAAAAGATACTTCGCTGCTGACTGCATTTGGAGATACTATAATTTCTCAGTTTCTCAAAGCAATGCTCCCTCATTTG CTTATTTAAAGGTGGGAGATTTCTACTACTATGGATATCAGAATCAATCCAGAAACTTGGATATGTCAGTACAGATGTATGCACAAGCAGCATTATATGGAGATCCACAG GGATTCTTTAATTTGGCTCTTCTTCTGGAAGAAGGTTATTTGATCCCTCGTCACATTTTAGATAATTTAGGAATTGACAAGACCATCGATTCCAGTAGTACAAGCCTTCTTCAAGAGCTTTATGAAAG GTGCTGGAACCATAGCAACCAAGAATCAATTGGTCCATGCACATTAGCTTTGCTAAATCTTCACCTGAGGATTTTCTTGAAGACTGTTTTGCATTCTGGTTTG ATTTACTTCCTGGGTGCCCTGTTTGTCTCTGCAATGGTTGTATTTGTCATACAGTGCTTTCGGGCTCTGTTGG